One genomic region from Neisseria weaveri encodes:
- the truA gene encoding tRNA pseudouridine(38-40) synthase TruA: MFEKEKLESSNRPSENRDDILCSNLQRWALTVAYDGSRFYGWQKQADGLPTVQEALESALLQIAGEKINTVVAGRTDTGVHATAQIVHFDTRANRLEQAWIRGVNAFLPEGVSVWRAQKVSNRFHARFDAFGRRYRYVLQSSPVRSPLLIGKVGWTHTPLDMALMQQAAAYLVGEQDFSSFRAAECQAKSPVKTIYSAKLSGSAELMALDLHGNAFLHHMVRNIMGALVYVGNGRLSVEGFANLIDEKSRLKAPPTFMPDGLYLTGVDYPEEWGVETPAPPIWLW; encoded by the coding sequence ATGTTTGAGAAAGAAAAGCTGGAAAGCAGCAATAGGCCGTCTGAAAATAGAGACGATATTTTATGCAGTAATTTGCAGCGTTGGGCTTTAACGGTTGCTTATGACGGCAGCCGTTTTTACGGTTGGCAGAAGCAGGCTGACGGATTGCCTACTGTGCAGGAAGCATTGGAATCTGCGTTATTGCAAATTGCCGGAGAAAAAATCAACACGGTTGTCGCCGGCAGAACCGATACAGGCGTTCATGCAACGGCTCAGATTGTGCATTTCGATACGCGTGCCAATCGTCTCGAGCAGGCATGGATACGCGGTGTAAATGCGTTTTTGCCTGAAGGTGTTTCGGTGTGGCGCGCGCAAAAAGTCAGCAATCGCTTTCATGCAAGGTTTGATGCTTTCGGGCGGCGTTACCGTTATGTTTTGCAGTCTTCTCCGGTGCGCTCTCCGTTGTTAATCGGAAAAGTCGGTTGGACGCATACGCCTTTGGATATGGCGCTAATGCAGCAGGCGGCGGCATATTTGGTAGGGGAGCAGGATTTTTCCAGTTTTCGGGCGGCAGAATGTCAAGCCAAATCGCCGGTTAAAACGATTTACAGTGCCAAATTGTCCGGCTCTGCTGAGCTGATGGCCTTGGATTTGCACGGTAATGCGTTTCTGCATCATATGGTGCGGAATATTATGGGGGCGTTGGTTTATGTGGGTAACGGCCGCTTAAGTGTGGAAGGTTTTGCCAACCTGATTGATGAGAAAAGCCGTCTGAAAGCGCCGCCGACTTTTATGCCTGATGGTTTGTATTTGACCGGAGTAGATTATCCTGAAGAATGGGGCGTGGAAACGCCTGCGCCTCCTATTTGGTTGTGGTAG
- a CDS encoding FimV/HubP family polar landmark protein, translated as MKKNYQIKLIALSVAMAASFSAVAGLGGLNIKSSLGEPFSATVTVTGEEAKYLLDGGKAEFSDGSLKGTVSASGDKAVINIRSNKAVQEPVLIFQMGVGSQTRQYTAIIDPPGYHAQPLQTQAQGSKNPPSTNINVHKIAKERVAEVVGGRSSAKQNTSNRAENKKDSDKEVKKQAAKAAAPARIAYGGKHIIRSGETLTQIAARIRPSGLTTYQTVQALVAANPELFSAHNADKIWPGNVLNIPTANELKGLAASGAKLQTEIPQAATPSENIADASKPAVETQAAQVEQTQVEQITVAQEAQAALQQPEQPASAPEVQASAVQQPMEELAASEVQAEQEVAASEEVAVVVEEAEKPEAPVAVNETDGGEEGFGWWKWLLIGGLAGALALLLLARRSPKKSEHAAVVPAVAEPEEDETKIFDDMVSSAIENDYGIKTEQPVARPTESKPLTKAEAAAVMAAGAVAGKTNAAAAQQPASELEIEDDFDDVFIEETSLKSEGCADDINLDMGRIDNQQTGILTGALTNDAETKAREEADWDNIESTESVYEPDPEPVYQPVEEIAYQTVEAVGATETVAALEQWNSANAEAEVDPAQDDEPLEFVMPSVEEASQNTEEAVVYGDNEDDDNSWLKMAEEDSGSSEFEPVDFDTVHAQIDQQAANRKVELVEWEDLNVSTADGGAGFISESVGMTAPLEAKYELAKMYIEIQDPEAARDTLLELIEESDGAILAKAKKLLEELDA; from the coding sequence TTGAAAAAAAATTATCAAATCAAACTGATTGCTTTGTCTGTTGCTATGGCTGCCTCTTTTTCTGCCGTAGCGGGATTGGGGGGATTGAATATTAAGTCAAGTTTGGGCGAACCTTTCTCGGCTACAGTAACGGTAACCGGTGAAGAAGCCAAATATTTATTGGATGGCGGTAAGGCCGAATTTTCAGACGGCAGTCTGAAAGGTACGGTAAGTGCATCCGGTGATAAAGCCGTTATCAATATCCGTTCCAATAAAGCAGTTCAAGAACCCGTTTTGATTTTTCAGATGGGCGTAGGTTCTCAAACACGCCAATATACTGCGATTATTGACCCTCCCGGGTATCATGCCCAGCCTTTGCAAACGCAGGCACAGGGTTCCAAGAATCCGCCTTCAACCAATATCAATGTGCATAAAATCGCCAAAGAGCGTGTAGCCGAAGTAGTCGGCGGACGTTCGTCGGCCAAACAAAATACCTCTAACCGTGCAGAGAACAAGAAAGATTCCGATAAGGAAGTTAAAAAGCAGGCGGCCAAAGCTGCTGCGCCTGCCCGTATTGCTTACGGTGGCAAACACATCATCCGTTCCGGTGAAACTTTGACGCAAATTGCCGCACGCATCCGTCCGAGCGGTTTGACTACATACCAAACGGTTCAGGCATTGGTGGCAGCAAACCCGGAATTATTCAGCGCACACAATGCCGATAAGATTTGGCCCGGTAATGTTTTAAATATTCCTACGGCAAACGAGCTGAAAGGCTTGGCTGCTTCCGGTGCCAAACTACAAACGGAAATCCCCCAAGCTGCAACGCCGTCTGAAAATATTGCAGACGCGTCTAAACCTGCGGTTGAAACCCAAGCTGCGCAAGTAGAGCAAACTCAAGTAGAGCAAATTACTGTTGCTCAAGAAGCACAGGCAGCATTGCAGCAGCCCGAGCAGCCGGCAAGCGCTCCTGAAGTCCAAGCTTCTGCAGTTCAGCAGCCAATGGAGGAGTTAGCCGCTTCGGAAGTGCAGGCCGAACAGGAAGTTGCCGCATCGGAAGAAGTGGCAGTGGTTGTAGAGGAAGCGGAGAAACCTGAAGCTCCTGTTGCAGTGAATGAAACGGACGGCGGTGAAGAAGGTTTCGGTTGGTGGAAGTGGTTGCTGATTGGAGGTTTGGCAGGTGCATTGGCATTGTTGCTGCTGGCACGCCGTTCTCCAAAGAAATCAGAGCATGCAGCTGTGGTTCCTGCTGTTGCAGAACCTGAGGAAGATGAAACCAAAATTTTCGATGATATGGTTTCTTCCGCCATCGAAAACGACTATGGCATTAAAACCGAACAGCCTGTGGCTCGTCCCACCGAATCCAAACCGTTGACTAAAGCCGAAGCGGCTGCCGTTATGGCTGCAGGTGCTGTTGCCGGTAAAACTAATGCTGCAGCTGCCCAACAGCCGGCCAGCGAACTAGAGATTGAAGACGATTTTGATGATGTGTTCATTGAGGAAACTTCATTAAAATCAGAAGGCTGTGCCGATGACATCAATTTGGATATGGGGCGGATCGATAATCAGCAAACCGGTATTTTGACCGGTGCGTTGACCAATGATGCGGAAACTAAAGCCAGAGAAGAGGCTGATTGGGACAATATCGAATCTACAGAGAGCGTATACGAGCCTGATCCCGAGCCGGTATATCAGCCTGTTGAGGAAATTGCTTATCAAACCGTTGAAGCGGTTGGTGCAACCGAAACAGTTGCCGCCTTGGAGCAATGGAACAGTGCTAATGCGGAAGCTGAGGTAGATCCTGCGCAAGACGATGAGCCTTTGGAATTTGTTATGCCTTCTGTTGAGGAGGCGTCTCAGAATACCGAAGAAGCCGTTGTGTACGGCGATAATGAGGATGACGACAATTCTTGGCTGAAAATGGCAGAAGAAGACAGCGGTTCTTCCGAGTTTGAGCCGGTAGATTTCGATACCGTTCATGCTCAAATTGACCAACAGGCTGCCAATAGAAAAGTGGAGCTGGTTGAATGGGAAGACCTGAATGTTTCAACCGCAGACGGCGGTGCCGGCTTTATTTCCGAATCTGTCGGTATGACTGCACCGTTGGAGGCGAAGTATGAACTGGCGAAAATGTATATTGAGATTCAGGATCCCGAGGCTGCCCGCGATACTCTGTTGGAATTGATAGAAGAGTCCGATGGTGCGATTTTGGCCAAGGCCAAAAAGCTTCTTGAAGAATTGGACGCTTGA
- a CDS encoding iron-containing alcohol dehydrogenase, whose translation MATQFFMPVQNILGENALAEAMDVISALGLKKALIVTDGGLSKMGVADKIGGLLKEKNIDYAVFDKAQPNPTVTNVNDGLAALKEAGADFIVSLGGGSSHDCAKAVAIVTTNGGKIEDYEGLDKSKKPQLPLIAINTTAGTASEMTRFAVITDEARHVKMAIVDKNVTPLLSVNDPSLMEGMPAPLTAATGMDALTHAVEAYVSTIASPITDACALKAIELIAGYLPTAVHEPKNKEAREKMAYAQFLAGMAFNNASLGYVHAMAHQLGGFYDLPHGVCNALLLPHVERFNQQAAKERLDEIGAILGKYNSDLKGLDVIDAITKLARIVGIPKSLKELGVKQEDFGVLADNALKDVCGFTNPIQANKEQIIGIYEAAFDPA comes from the coding sequence ATGGCAACACAATTCTTTATGCCCGTTCAAAACATCTTGGGCGAAAACGCCTTGGCCGAAGCGATGGATGTGATTAGCGCTTTGGGCTTGAAAAAAGCATTAATCGTTACCGACGGCGGTTTGAGCAAAATGGGCGTTGCCGACAAAATCGGCGGTTTGTTGAAAGAAAAAAACATTGATTACGCAGTATTCGACAAAGCACAGCCCAACCCGACCGTTACCAACGTCAACGACGGTTTGGCAGCCTTGAAAGAAGCCGGTGCGGATTTCATCGTCTCTTTGGGCGGCGGCTCTTCACACGACTGCGCCAAAGCAGTAGCGATTGTGACCACCAACGGCGGCAAAATCGAAGACTACGAAGGTTTGGATAAATCGAAAAAACCGCAACTGCCTTTGATTGCCATCAATACCACTGCCGGTACGGCTTCGGAAATGACCCGCTTTGCCGTGATTACCGACGAAGCCCGTCATGTGAAAATGGCGATTGTCGATAAAAACGTAACGCCGCTGCTGTCGGTAAACGATCCTTCTTTGATGGAAGGTATGCCCGCTCCGCTGACCGCAGCTACCGGTATGGATGCCTTGACCCACGCGGTGGAAGCTTATGTTTCTACCATCGCTTCACCGATTACCGACGCTTGCGCGCTGAAAGCCATCGAACTGATTGCGGGCTATCTGCCCACTGCCGTTCACGAGCCGAAAAACAAAGAAGCCCGCGAAAAAATGGCTTACGCCCAATTCTTGGCAGGTATGGCGTTCAACAACGCTTCTTTGGGCTATGTACACGCGATGGCGCACCAATTGGGCGGTTTCTACGACCTGCCGCACGGTGTGTGTAACGCGCTGCTGCTGCCTCACGTTGAGCGTTTCAATCAACAGGCCGCTAAAGAGCGTTTGGACGAAATCGGCGCCATTTTAGGTAAATACAACAGCGATTTGAAAGGCTTGGACGTGATCGACGCGATTACCAAACTGGCCCGTATCGTCGGCATCCCCAAATCTTTGAAAGAGCTGGGCGTGAAACAGGAAGACTTCGGCGTGTTGGCCGACAACGCTTTGAAAGACGTTTGCGGCTTCACCAACCCGATTCAAGCCAACAAAGAGCAGATTATCGGCATCTACGAAGCAGCATTCGATCCCGCTTAA
- a CDS encoding FadR/GntR family transcriptional regulator produces the protein MSLLKSKTLSEQICGIIEKRIISGEYPVSTKLPPERKLAEEFDVSRPSIRAALKMLVARNMLAARQGDGYYVSLQYQEDFLHSWKNLLGSHPDWESDVFDFNRSIEGCMAALAAKRRTDTDLERIEFWVNKFEEAYVKQNREQQEEADVCFHQAIAEASHNILFSHLSNSLLNMLYYQTRSRIMYTEGIEDPRPALISQHRAICEAIKAEDSKQASFHAEQHLNYVADCIRQNQEYRSRSEYAGTLAQNDRQKTDKW, from the coding sequence ATGAGCCTGTTAAAATCCAAAACTTTAAGCGAGCAAATTTGCGGCATTATCGAAAAACGCATTATTTCAGGCGAATATCCCGTTTCCACTAAACTTCCGCCGGAAAGAAAACTGGCCGAAGAATTTGATGTTTCCCGCCCTTCCATCAGAGCTGCATTAAAAATGCTGGTGGCACGCAATATGCTCGCTGCCAGACAAGGCGACGGCTATTATGTTTCCCTACAATATCAGGAAGATTTTTTACACAGTTGGAAAAACCTGCTTGGCAGCCACCCCGACTGGGAATCCGACGTATTCGACTTCAACCGCAGCATCGAAGGCTGTATGGCGGCTTTGGCCGCCAAAAGGCGTACCGATACCGACTTGGAACGCATCGAATTTTGGGTAAATAAGTTTGAAGAAGCCTATGTCAAACAAAACCGCGAGCAGCAAGAAGAAGCCGATGTCTGTTTTCATCAGGCCATTGCCGAAGCCTCTCACAATATTCTGTTTTCCCATCTCTCCAACAGCCTGCTGAATATGCTGTATTACCAAACCCGCAGCCGTATCATGTATACGGAGGGCATCGAAGACCCGCGACCCGCACTCATCAGCCAACACAGAGCCATCTGCGAAGCCATTAAAGCGGAAGACTCCAAACAAGCTTCTTTTCATGCGGAACAGCATTTGAATTATGTTGCAGACTGCATCCGCCAAAATCAGGAATACCGCAGCCGCAGCGAATATGCCGGCACACTGGCACAAAACGACCGGCAAAAAACCGATAAATGGTGA
- a CDS encoding sodium:proton antiporter — translation MRLQLSMIPLLLAPVLAHAADFNGADLSLLWGIPFALILLSIATGPLLVPHLWHHHFGKITALWTIIFLVPFVAVFGLSTGIHTVAHALVEEYIPFIALLLALYTISGGILVWGNLHGSPKLNTAILAIGTVLASFMGTTGAAMLLIRPLLKANDNRKHRVHVVVFFIFLVANIGGGLTPLGDPPLFLGFLKGVDFMWTVQHMFAPVLISSVILLLLFYALDSYFYAREDELTPKDPTPDSKLQIFGKWNFLLLLGVISAVLMSGIWKPNHPGFEILGSTYLLQNLVRDLILLGLTFVSLAITPKQVRAGNEFNWDPILEVGKLFLGIFITIAPVLAILKAGEAGAFRPLIAMVHDSSGAPINTMYFWMTGLLSAFLDNAPTYLVFFNLAGGDAASLMSGPLFHTLLAISMGSVFMGALSYIGNAPNFMVKAIAEQRKVKMPSFFGYMAWSFGILIPVFILHTFIFFIYQLL, via the coding sequence ATGCGCCTCCAGTTATCCATGATCCCCCTCTTATTGGCACCGGTCTTGGCACATGCAGCCGATTTCAACGGTGCCGATTTAAGCCTGCTTTGGGGTATCCCTTTTGCATTAATCCTTTTATCCATTGCCACAGGTCCTCTGTTGGTACCCCATTTATGGCATCACCATTTCGGTAAAATTACCGCTTTATGGACCATTATTTTCTTGGTTCCGTTTGTTGCCGTTTTCGGTTTAAGTACCGGTATCCACACCGTCGCCCATGCTTTGGTGGAAGAATACATTCCTTTCATCGCTTTATTATTGGCGCTGTACACGATCTCCGGCGGTATCTTGGTATGGGGTAATCTGCACGGCAGCCCTAAGCTGAATACTGCTATCTTGGCCATCGGCACGGTTTTAGCGTCGTTTATGGGTACGACAGGCGCAGCCATGCTGCTTATCCGCCCGCTCTTGAAAGCCAACGACAACCGTAAACACCGCGTACACGTTGTCGTGTTTTTCATCTTCCTCGTTGCCAATATCGGCGGTGGTCTGACACCTTTGGGTGATCCTCCCTTGTTCTTGGGCTTCTTAAAAGGCGTTGACTTCATGTGGACTGTACAACATATGTTTGCGCCGGTTTTAATCAGCTCCGTTATCCTATTGCTGCTGTTTTATGCTTTGGACAGTTATTTCTATGCACGTGAAGACGAACTGACACCCAAAGATCCGACTCCGGACAGCAAGCTGCAAATTTTCGGCAAATGGAATTTCCTGCTGTTATTGGGCGTAATCAGTGCCGTTTTGATGTCGGGCATTTGGAAACCCAACCATCCCGGTTTTGAAATTTTGGGCAGTACCTATCTGCTGCAAAACCTGGTTCGCGATCTGATTTTATTGGGTCTGACTTTTGTTTCTTTGGCCATTACACCTAAACAGGTTCGTGCCGGAAACGAATTCAACTGGGATCCGATTTTAGAAGTCGGCAAACTGTTCTTGGGTATTTTCATTACCATCGCGCCGGTATTGGCCATCTTAAAAGCGGGCGAAGCCGGCGCGTTCCGTCCGCTAATCGCTATGGTTCACGACAGCTCCGGTGCGCCGATCAATACCATGTATTTCTGGATGACCGGCCTGTTGTCTGCATTCTTGGATAATGCACCTACCTATCTGGTATTCTTCAACTTGGCCGGAGGCGATGCGGCAAGCCTGATGAGTGGTCCGCTGTTCCATACACTGTTGGCCATCTCTATGGGTTCGGTGTTTATGGGTGCCTTAAGCTATATCGGTAACGCACCGAACTTCATGGTTAAAGCCATTGCAGAACAGCGCAAGGTAAAAATGCCCAGCTTCTTCGGCTATATGGCGTGGTCGTTCGGCATTTTGATTCCGGTATTTATTTTGCATACCTTTATCTTCTTTATCTACCAATTACTCTAA
- a CDS encoding YbaN family protein, with the protein MIIRSVFWLFGALALLLGILGIFLPILPTTPFVLLAAACWAKASPRFHRWLHQHRYFGPMVQDWETRRAVPKKAKLFAFTMMTFSCLLMLWQFPERWWVAAVSAVFCLCVAIWMWRLPHA; encoded by the coding sequence ATGATTATTCGCTCGGTATTTTGGCTGTTTGGCGCTCTGGCTCTCTTACTGGGCATTTTGGGCATTTTTCTTCCTATTCTGCCGACAACGCCTTTTGTGTTGCTTGCCGCCGCCTGCTGGGCAAAAGCCTCCCCCCGTTTTCACCGTTGGTTGCACCAACACCGCTACTTCGGTCCGATGGTACAAGACTGGGAAACGCGCCGTGCTGTGCCTAAAAAAGCAAAGCTGTTCGCTTTTACCATGATGACGTTCTCTTGTCTGTTGATGTTGTGGCAATTTCCCGAACGCTGGTGGGTTGCTGCGGTTTCTGCCGTATTCTGCTTATGCGTCGCCATTTGGATGTGGCGTCTTCCCCATGCCTGA
- a CDS encoding peptidyl-prolyl cis-trans isomerase: protein MITRKNRIAVSLLTLAALTAGTVAAKAPEIETARIDSMVSQIMKQADADPHLTQKPDGAAIRKDVLLQLQSFEILKNEALKLGLDKEPDVQNQWKNVEAQFYAQQYSQYLERNTEVDEAEIRAVYDRETRVIRLQQVHFDTKEAAAEAQSLLLKGLSFEELMKRYPNPEQQALNELISPSQLPGNLSGLVAQMSRGQVTAEPVELDGKYYLFKLAASERAADAPPFEQIKYQLTMHAKAQKVQEKIENLLKENGIHPDNPK from the coding sequence ATGATCACAAGAAAAAACCGTATCGCCGTTTCCCTGCTGACACTGGCCGCCCTAACTGCCGGCACCGTTGCAGCCAAAGCCCCTGAAATCGAAACCGCCCGTATCGACAGCATGGTCAGCCAAATCATGAAACAGGCCGATGCCGATCCGCACCTGACCCAAAAACCGGACGGTGCCGCCATCCGCAAAGACGTACTGCTGCAACTGCAAAGCTTTGAAATCCTGAAAAACGAAGCCTTAAAACTCGGTTTAGACAAAGAACCGGACGTGCAAAACCAATGGAAAAACGTCGAAGCACAGTTTTACGCACAGCAATACAGCCAATATTTAGAGCGCAATACCGAAGTTGACGAAGCGGAAATCCGCGCCGTTTACGACCGCGAAACCCGTGTAATCCGCCTGCAGCAGGTCCACTTCGATACAAAAGAAGCGGCAGCCGAAGCACAAAGCCTGCTGTTGAAAGGCTTGAGCTTCGAAGAACTGATGAAGCGCTACCCCAACCCCGAGCAACAGGCTTTAAACGAACTGATCTCACCAAGCCAACTGCCCGGCAACTTGAGCGGACTGGTCGCCCAAATGTCGCGCGGACAAGTTACCGCCGAACCGGTAGAATTGGACGGTAAATACTATCTATTCAAACTTGCCGCTTCGGAACGCGCCGCCGACGCACCTCCGTTTGAGCAAATCAAATACCAATTGACCATGCACGCTAAAGCCCAAAAGGTACAGGAAAAAATTGAAAACTTATTGAAGGAAAACGGAATCCACCCCGACAATCCCAAATAA
- a CDS encoding BolA family protein produces MDTKQEIETRLQALRPTLLQLRDDSHLHIGHAGNKGGGHYHILVVSPAFEGISRINRQRMVKDPLHDLFSDGLIHALSIKAVTPDEHTG; encoded by the coding sequence ATGGATACCAAACAAGAAATCGAAACCCGCCTGCAAGCCCTACGTCCGACCCTATTACAGCTTCGCGACGACAGCCATCTGCACATCGGACATGCCGGCAACAAAGGCGGGGGACACTACCACATCTTGGTTGTCAGCCCCGCATTCGAAGGCATCAGCCGCATAAACCGCCAACGCATGGTTAAAGATCCCCTGCACGATTTATTTTCAGACGGCCTTATTCATGCCTTAAGCATTAAAGCCGTTACTCCCGACGAACATACCGGTTAA
- a CDS encoding YciI family protein: MEYFMLLATDGEEVYEARKAARPQHLKRLEDLKAQGRLLTAGPNPLPDNPEQVSGSLIIAQFASLDDAQSWAEDDPYVHSGVYDEILIKPFKAVFK; the protein is encoded by the coding sequence ATGGAATACTTCATGCTTTTGGCAACCGACGGCGAAGAAGTTTACGAAGCACGCAAAGCCGCCCGTCCGCAACATTTGAAAAGATTGGAAGATTTAAAGGCACAAGGCCGTCTGCTGACCGCAGGCCCCAATCCGCTTCCCGATAATCCCGAACAAGTATCGGGCAGCCTGATTATCGCCCAATTCGCTTCTTTGGATGACGCGCAAAGCTGGGCTGAAGACGACCCTTACGTCCATTCCGGTGTTTATGACGAGATTCTGATTAAGCCGTTTAAAGCCGTATTTAAATAA
- a CDS encoding septation protein A: MKILSDLIAVILFFITYTVTKNIFWATAVALVIGVLQAGFTWLKYKKLDTMQWVSLILITVLGGATLLFQDDRFIKWKPTLLFWFGSAALLTGHLLGKSGLKALMGKEMTLPDGIWRNLTFAWIVFFALMGLINLLVAYNFTQAQWVNYKLFGSTILMIIFFIGQGFYLSRHLPNKE, translated from the coding sequence ATGAAAATACTCAGTGATTTAATTGCCGTTATTTTATTTTTCATTACTTACACCGTTACCAAAAACATATTTTGGGCAACTGCCGTTGCTCTCGTTATCGGCGTGCTCCAGGCCGGCTTTACTTGGCTGAAATACAAAAAACTGGATACGATGCAGTGGGTCAGTCTGATTTTGATCACTGTATTAGGTGGTGCGACCCTGCTTTTCCAAGACGACCGTTTTATCAAATGGAAGCCCACCCTGTTATTTTGGTTCGGTTCGGCAGCCCTATTAACCGGACACCTGCTCGGCAAAAGCGGATTGAAAGCCTTGATGGGCAAAGAAATGACGCTACCCGACGGCATTTGGCGCAACCTGACTTTTGCCTGGATTGTATTTTTTGCCCTGATGGGCTTGATTAACCTGCTGGTCGCCTACAACTTTACCCAAGCCCAATGGGTTAACTACAAGCTTTTCGGCTCAACCATATTAATGATTATTTTCTTTATCGGACAAGGTTTTTACCTGAGCCGACACTTACCCAATAAGGAATAA
- a CDS encoding peptidylprolyl isomerase produces MKKTHFASALVLAALSTGLSAATLVTVNGTKIDSKEIDAQIKQITQQTQGKVQDSPELRNELIQDRITSVLVAQEAKRLKIDQIPEFKKALEQSRAQAKKQGADKRPTFKQEWAEYESAMLNRAYITHVLMQNPLSEADLKNAYKDFNQFYKGSQEVQLGEIFTQSAEKAQQAVNDLKAKKDFKSVARQYSVDPEVQKTGGINQGYIRLKDLEQGAPEVYNAVRNLKKGSFTETPMREEPNLFGVFYIHDKREVKVPPYEQIKDNLTEQIQGAKINEAIGALYQKATIQPAK; encoded by the coding sequence ATGAAAAAAACCCATTTCGCTTCCGCACTGGTATTGGCTGCTTTATCAACCGGACTTTCCGCAGCCACATTGGTAACCGTTAACGGCACCAAAATCGACAGCAAAGAAATCGATGCACAAATCAAACAAATCACACAACAAACGCAAGGCAAAGTCCAAGACAGTCCGGAGTTGCGTAACGAACTGATTCAAGACCGCATCACTTCCGTTTTGGTCGCCCAAGAAGCCAAACGCCTGAAAATCGACCAAATTCCCGAATTCAAAAAAGCTTTGGAGCAATCACGCGCCCAAGCCAAAAAACAGGGCGCGGACAAACGTCCTACATTCAAGCAGGAATGGGCGGAATATGAATCCGCAATGCTGAACCGCGCCTACATCACCCACGTATTAATGCAAAACCCCTTAAGCGAAGCTGATCTGAAAAACGCCTATAAAGACTTCAACCAATTCTACAAAGGTTCGCAAGAAGTCCAATTGGGCGAAATCTTCACCCAGTCGGCAGAAAAAGCCCAACAAGCCGTCAACGACCTCAAAGCCAAAAAAGACTTCAAATCCGTAGCCCGCCAATACAGCGTTGACCCCGAAGTCCAAAAAACCGGCGGCATCAATCAAGGCTACATCCGCCTGAAAGATCTGGAACAAGGTGCACCCGAAGTTTACAACGCCGTACGCAATCTGAAAAAAGGCAGCTTCACAGAAACACCGATGCGTGAAGAACCCAACTTATTCGGCGTATTCTATATTCACGACAAACGCGAAGTAAAAGTACCTCCTTACGAGCAAATCAAAGACAATCTGACCGAGCAGATCCAAGGTGCGAAAATCAATGAAGCCATCGGCGCTTTATACCAAAAAGCCACCATTCAGCCGGCAAAATAA